aaattaaatatgaaatttgtCTTACTTTTAACTAATActcttattaaatattaaaagaatgTTCGTCAAACATAAATTACCAAATTTActcttattaaatattaaaagaatgTTCGTCAAACATAAATTACCAAATTTCTAGAGAGAGAATGTCCCCCCTCTCTCTAACCTTCTGGTAGTTAAGTTAGGGCTTGCGAGTTCATCATGGTGGCTACGACTACCATCAACCCTTCGCGTAACGGTGGTTGGAAGGAGGTTAGCAGGAAGAAAGATCCCTCTTATCGTCATTCTAAGTGGGATATAGAGGGGCAGTCAATTGGAAAGAGGAGGACGGAGAATGGGGAGATCAGCACAACAGTTTTCATAACCGAGTTTGGAGAGAAATGGAAGGCGAAGGACCTCTTTTTTGAGTTTAAGGAGTTCGGTGACATTGACGAGGTGGTTGTTCCACCTAAGAGGGATAGAAGAGGTAGGAGATATGGCTTCGTTCGTTTCTTTAACGTAAAGGATGAATTGATGTTGGCTACGAAGATGGATAATGTGGTGCTTGAAGGGAGAAAAATTTTCGCCAATATCCCAAGATTCAAGAGAAGGTCTGTGGAGTCATCGTTGGTTGCGGGAGGTAAAGAGGTCGTTGGTAATGTAAAGGCTGGTTGTTTGCGCGTAGGAGGTGGCTTCAACGGCCATGGTTATGGTGTTGCTACGAGCGGCAGGACCTTTGTCGAGGCACTTCAAAACAAACCTTTAACGGTTGATGGTTCTGGCGATGGATGCATGCAAAGGCGTGTAGTTCTTTCTCCAGATATCGTAGATGTTGATAGATTTAAGAAAGCTTTTACGGGAGTGGTTAAACATCCGGACTTGGTGATTGATTTCAAGAGAGTGTTCGCGGAAGAAGGCTTATTCTCCATTAGGGTGTCTGTCCTTGGACCAAATCTTTGTTTACTAGAAGATTTGGTAGGTGGAGCGTTGGAGAGTTTTGTAGAAGAGAAGATTGTTTGGTGGAGCCAGTGGTTCAGTTCTTTAAAGCCATGGGAACCGACGGATATAGACTCAGAGAGACTCACTTGGATCAGAGTCTACGGGATTCCATGTCACGCGTGGAATCATCGGTTATTCAGAAGCATTGCAGAATGTAGAGGATCATTTGTGTGTAGTGATGATGAGACGTCTGCTGGTACACACATGGACGAGGCAAGAATCTGTATCAATACAAAATGGAAGAACAAAGTGGATGGTGCGGTGAATGTCTCGATCGGAAGGTTTGAGTTTACGGTGTGTATTATTGAGGACTCGGGGTTGCGTTTTCATAGCCATGCCAGAAGGAGGAGTATCGGAGAGGATTGGGCGTCACCGGCTGACTCAGGTGATGATACGGCGGAGGAAAATCTAGTTATTAACCAGTGTGTTTTGGCAGCCAAGGACAAAAAGGTAGAAGTTGACGGCGATGGCTCAAGGACTGCATTAGAGGAGGAGGTCTATGGGGATAGTCAGAATGTTGCACTAAAAAGGGAGTATCTGAGAGATAAAGGTAAAAAGGAGGTGTTTGACTTACTCGTAAAAGGTGGGATGGGTGATATCGAGGCGAAGAGACTTTTAGCTGGTGACGTGTCAGATGAGGATAGGGGCAGCTATGCAGAGGTTAGCAGGGTTGGAGAGTCCAACGTTCTTTTTTCCTCTGGGGGTTTCAGTATTGATCCTGCTGGGCCGGTGAAAGGTTCAAAGCTTCTTATTGGGCCTGGGAAACAGCCCACGGATCTTTGTGGCTTCGAAAGCAATATCGGGGGGGGTGTTTCGGGTAGCAATTTAAATCATGTTGGTGGGCTGGTGGAGCCAGAAGCCCAAGTTCGTCCAGAACTATCCAACTTTGATTTAGCCTGCAGTAAATTTTGGCCTGAAAAATTAAGGAATAAATCAAAGAGGAAGAAAAAACCTGTTGGTGGTTTGGGAGAGAAAGTTACGATGTCAGCTTCTATTTTCAAGAGTATCGGCCCCAGGAGTTTCGCAGCGAAGAAAAGGAATAAGTCTCAGAAGGCAGAATATGATCCTATTGAAGAAGCGGCGTTTCTCGGTGAGTCCCTTTCTAGCTGTAACTCGATTACCGATTCCGACATAGATTGTAGCAATCTGAGAGCTGTGGGAGCCTCTGAGGTGGGAAGGAAGGTCTGGAATGCAATTGAAAGGCTGGGGATCGTGAGTGAGAAGGAAGACGGTGTGTTAGAGAATACGATTGAAGCTATGGAGAGGAGAGAGACGGAGGGCTTGAAGGGGAAGAAGGTGTCTTCATCTTTGTTGTTATGAATTTAATGTCATACAATATCAGGGGAGGTGGTTTTTCTGTGAAAAGGAAAAGGGTCAGTTCTTTTATTCAACAGCATAAAATCGATGTTTGTTTTATCCAAGAAACAAAAACTGAGTGTTTTAGTGACAGCTTAGCTAGGGAGTTTTGGGGGTCTAAGGAGGTGGATTGGTCTGCGGGGAATTCGATAGGAGCTTCTGGAGGTATGGTGATTCTGTGGGGTAAAGGGGCGGTGTCGGTTAATTTCAGCTTTCGGGGTAAAGGCTTCGTGGGTATAAATATAGAGTGGAAGGGTAAGATTTATAATCTTATTAATGTTTACGCACCTTGCAACAGGAAGGATAGGGGTCTGGTTTGGCTGGAGCTGTTAGCTCTGAAAAATAGACGAGGGCCGGAGGATTGGTGTATCGTAGGTGATTTTAACGAGGTGCTGAATGGGGAGGAGAGGTTGGATGTTTCTAGCAATCGCGATCGTTTAGGGATGGAAGAGTTTGCCGGTTTCGTGGAAAATATGGATCTGGTAGACGTTAATTGTGTGGGGGGGGGAGATTCACTTGGTTTAAAGACAATGGGAAGGCCATGAGTAGGCTAGACCGTTTCTTATAATTAAGAAATATGATGGAGGATTGGGATGTAATAGATCAAAGAATTGACAAAAGGGACATTTCTGACCACTCGCCTATCCGTTTGATCGTGGGGAAACTTGATTGGGGGCCTAAACCCTTTAGGTTCAACAATGAATGGTACAAACATAAGGATTTCAAGGAGTTTATCAAGGTAGAATGGGGTAAGGTTGATGTCAAAGGAAGGGGGGATTATGTTTTGTATGAAAAGCTCAAATGTTTGCGTGAGAAGTTAAGGAGGTGGAATCGGGAGGTGTTTGGTTGGATCGATCTTAAGATTGAGGAGGAGGTGGATTATATGAATGACCTTGATAGTTTAATGGTAGATAACTTCGGAGGTGACATTGATAGCTTGTTGGCCGAAAGAAGAGGAGCTAGTAAGGAGATGTGGAATGGTATGAATGTCAAAGAAGCTATGCTTAGGCAAAAGTCTTGTAACCTTTGGTTGAAAGAAGGGGATAGGAATTCCAAATTCTTTCACAATGCCATCAAAGATCGTCAAAGACGTAATGCGATTACTTTGTTAGAAGGTAAAGAAGGAAGAGTGGAAGGAGTTGACAACATTAAGGAAGAGGTTAGAAATCATTTCTTTGATTTCTTCAAGGAGGAAGATATTGGTAGACCGGTGCCGGAGGGCCTAGTTTTGAAGTCTTTAACCGAGGCGGATAGGGTTTTTCTTGAATGTCCTTTCTCGGAAGAAGAGGTGAAGGAGGCCGTATGGTCTTGTGATGGGAACAAAAGTCCCGGGCCGGACGGTTTTTCGTTGGAGTTCTTTAAACTATCTTGGGAGGTCATTAAATTGGATGTTTTAAACTTTGTGAAAGATTTTCATGAGAAGACCACTCTCACTAAAGCTTGCACTTCTTCATTCATTACTTTAATTCCTAAGGTGACTAATCCTCAATCTTTGAGGGATTATCGCCCTATTTGTTTAGTGGGAAGTTTGTATAAAATTCTTGCAAAGTTGATGGCGGCGAGATTAAGGAAGATTGTCGGGTGTTTGGTCTCGAGGAATCAATCGGCCTTTATTCCGGGAAGGAACATTTTAGACGGTGTGCTAGTGGTTAACGAGTTACTTGATCTAGCCATGAGGGACAAGAAAAATTGTGTGGTTCTAAAGGTGGATTTCGAGAAAGCGTATGATAGAATTAGTTGGAATTTCGTGAGGTGTATTTTGAGAAAGATGGGTTTTGGGGATCGTTGGATGCGATGGATGGAAGGTTGTGTCTTTACTAATCATTTATCCGTTCTAGTTAACGGTAGTGCTACAAAAGATTTTAGGGTGGAGAAAGGCCTTAGACAAGGCGATCCTCTATCCCCGTTTTTGTTCGTCTTAGTCATGGAAGTTTTAACGGTCTTAGTGAAGAAATCCAAAGAAGTGGGAGATTTTTGTGCCTTTAGGATAAACGGGGTGACGGAATTTGATATcttacaatttgcggatgatacgatTATCTTTATGGAGGGCGATACCGCTAATTTGTGGGGTGTGAAGGTTATTTTAAGAGCTTTCGAATTGATGTCCGGCTCTCGCATTAATTTTAACAAGAGCAACATATATGGTTTAAATGTCGATCAATGGTTTTTGGAAGCCGCCTCTAATTTTCTCTCTTGTAAAGTTGGAAAGCTTCCTTTCAAATTCCTTGGGGTAAAGGTGGGGGTGATCCTAGGAAGATTGTGATGTGGAAAGATATGTTGGATTTAGTAAAAAGAAGATTGGCGGTTTGGAGAGGCAAAAACCTTAACTTGGCGGGAAGGGGAATAAAGactcaatttggtggagagatatttTAATCTCGGATAATTACGAGAATCTATACAATTATCACTTTGCCGGGGCATCAATTGTAAGGTTCGAAGCGGCAAAGACATACCTTTTTGGTATGCTTGTTGGTCGGACAGCCAATCGATTATGGAGGCATACCCGGTTTTATACCGTTATGCCAAGAACCACCTTGCTGACGTTTTTTCTGCAGGTACTTTGTCTATTGGAGCGGCTGAATGTGATTTTGTCTCGGACATAGCAGCCTCTTAGCTTTGGCAGCTGCATAGCATGGTGGAATTAGACAGTGGCGTCGACACCGAGCTGGCTGACAGCGGTGCTGATGCTGTCTCGGTACAGCAGCGCCTGTTTCTGGTTACTGAGTTGCTGGTCGAGCTTCAACAGCAAGGTCTCCGAGTGCATGGCAACGGCGAGGATACTTTCCATTGGAGTACGGAGGCGAGTGGTATTTTCACGGTGAGTTCTTGCTACAACCGCTTTAGAGAGAAACTTTCGGGGGCCCCTCTTGATAATTCTACGGTTTTAGCTTTAGCCCAAATTTGGAAAGTTAATGCCCCCTCGAAAATCCTTTTATTCGGATGGCGGTTTATTATCAATAAACTTGCAACAAAAGACCTTTTGGTCAAAAGGGGAATTCTATCGGAAGGTGATGATTCTAGATGTGTTTTTTGTGATAAGGAGGATGAGTCGCAACGTCACTTGTTTGATCTTTGCGAAGTGACTAAAAGGGTGTGGAGGAAAGTCTATGATTGGGTTGGCGTTGACACTTGTTTATCTAGAGACGAGTTTGTGAATTATTTTCACTATTGCCAGAAAATTAAGTGTGTCAAGACTAGAATCATTGGGGCGGTGGTGTGGTTATCAACGGTTTGGAATATTTGGCTTTCCTGGAACGCTATTGTTTTTAAGAACAAAAGCTTTAGTTTCCTTGATTGTTGGTCGGAGACCGAGTGTAAGGCTTGGAGATGGTTAGGCTCTTTTTATAATAGAGTCAATTCTTGTAATTTGTATACTTGGAATATTCTACCGTTCTCGTGTTTTGAGACGTAGGAGCTTTCCTCTTGTTTTCTTGGGCGGAGTACCCCTTTTACTCCGATAAatccattgcctattaaaaaaaaaaatattaaaagaataaaaattaaatggATTTACTCCTAAATATACTGAAGGACAATGTTAAGATAATCTTTTTATTGGATTAATTAAATGGATTTATTATTATTGAGATGTTACTGAGAGTATTTGAAATTGAGAAATAAAATAGTTAAAGTTTAAAAGTACTTCTGTTATCCCTACATTTCCTTAGTTTTGAGAAATTTTTGACAtctctttttatttatataatatagttattattacaaaataaacttacataaaaaaatattgactcttttaaaataaataaaaagagtaataaaaaatataatgtgAAAAAATAGAGAAAGAACACTGAAGGCTATTTTTTTTATTGCCTATACAACTTACAAAAATTATGTCTAGTTGATAAAATTATACCAACTATAACAAATGCTAAGGTggcacaaaaaaatttaaaaatatctcGGATTTCTTTGTTTACCCTTCAATTCTATGTTAAAAGCAATAACAAATAAACactacaaattcaaaattaaaggATTGGTTATATTGCACACTAACTTCCCCGTTCAATATATTTATGctattaatatgctttttttaagacaatttgaaataatttaaaatgaaatagtaTTGatgtaacacaaaaaaaaaaaaaaaatcatgcttGTAGATAGCTATAAAAACAATAAATGCTAGACATGATACGCAAGTCTCAATCTCAATATttgcaataaaaaaatttatttattttttgttagaaAGGCTAGATACTTGGATATTCTCAAATTCATATAATGGAACAACTTCTACATCATTTGATCATCATTTGTTAAAAATATATCTATATGGCTGTTATTGGAAAGTATATTATGATTAAAAATCAATATTTGATTTGCACTCATTGTTTTCAAATTAAACATTATAAATGGTCAAAAAGACTTGAATATTATGGATTAAGGAAAACTAAAATACAATTGcgatcaaaacaacaaatcacCCAACTTTCAATTGAAAGTTAATTCGGCacgatataaaaaaaattacaacctttaaaaacaaataaaaaaatagagtaGAAtgtaccaaaaataaaaataaaacaattcaaAAAGGTAAGAATAATAATGTTAGAAACTCTATGTTGCACAATGTTgattttaatattgattttaatatgtaatattttaaatatgagaGAGGAGCAAAAATTTACTTTTAAaagttataggattataattAAGTATGATGTCAATTAAATTTTCATTTGTGTTGACTTTTTCTTTAATTATAGGGTTAATAGTACTTTACACCCCTGTAATATGaacgtgtttcggtttacccccctaccgttgccaaaggcaggtttttgcaacagtttttttgaaaaaaccgttgccaaaaggtagggaggggggaaaagcaaaatttgctaacattacaggggggtgaagtactattaacccttaattatattcaaaatatcATCTATGAATGGTTGGATGTAATGATGATAT
This genomic interval from Vicia villosa cultivar HV-30 ecotype Madison, WI unplaced genomic scaffold, Vvil1.0 ctg.000001F_1_1_2_unsc, whole genome shotgun sequence contains the following:
- the LOC131621305 gene encoding uncharacterized protein LOC131621305, producing the protein MSYNIRGGGFSVKRKRVSSFIQQHKIDVCFIQETKTECFSDSLAREFWGSKEVDWSAGNSIGASGGMVILWGKGAVSVNFSFRGKGFVGINIEWKGKIYNLINVYAPCNRKDRGLVWLELLALKNRRGPEDWCIVGDFNEVLNGEERLDVSSNRDRLGMEEFAGFVENMDLVDVNCVGGGDSLGLKTMGRP
- the LOC131621306 gene encoding uncharacterized protein LOC131621306; the encoded protein is MVELDSGVDTELADSGADAVSVQQRLFLVTELLVELQQQGLRVHGNGEDTFHWSTEASGIFTVSSCYNRFREKLSGAPLDNSTVLALAQIWKVNAPSKILLFGWRFIINKLATKDLLVKRGILSEGDDSRCVFCDKEDESQRHLFDLCEVTKRVWRKVYDWVGVDTCLSRDEFVNYFHYCQKIKCVKTRIIGAVVWLST